Proteins encoded by one window of Candidatus Sumerlaea chitinivorans:
- a CDS encoding diguanylate cyclase/phosphodiesterase (GGDEF & EAL domains) with PAS/PAC sensor(s) produces MSEQRPDKADKERKATQPKRGKKFQRAQTFSDEGQEALRVAAMAGGAPSETNPVDLSSLELPPKEAEALSHEARVLEALPHHIALLDSTGRILWVNRAWRHFAIANDLPSATYAVGANYVEICERATGPNATEAPTVAQGLRDVLSGKVDTFSMEYPCHSPTEKRWFRVLITPIEDGLARGAVVSHINITEEMLARQALEEHEARQRLGLEAARAGIWRIQLAEDTIEFDETCAKLLGWQHPSRCSPFSAFLRLVFPQDRDHVRAVARLAHSAVDVYDAYFRVRWRDGSIHFIHARGHALASTRDAAPTYVTGILFDETESQRRAREHEAVVKLSRALRSATNLDEAGRVILEEIVHAMDAEAGLIALREGEEEKIVTLGAIGRWEPLQGTDATWEEGILGRVASTQTPYFSESAWEDPQCLRPDLLRGLRGFMALPLISHQELTGVLAVGRTTPFDAEDVQLVTALADLASNALARIRHYRALEERLEELRGLHEIDLAITHTLDLDEVLSQILEHTLPRLGMDAGSVYLLEGDSDILVCRAALGFKSLHVWHARPSVGLGLVGEVAKRRAPILLSGHEELLRKCRRSDMLAEEGFSAYAGLPLLLGPKLIGVLNFSRVSLAISRPSG; encoded by the coding sequence GTGAGCGAGCAGCGACCCGACAAAGCCGATAAAGAGCGCAAAGCCACGCAACCGAAGCGTGGCAAGAAGTTTCAACGTGCGCAAACATTCTCGGATGAGGGGCAGGAAGCTTTGCGAGTAGCCGCGATGGCAGGGGGGGCGCCAAGCGAAACGAATCCTGTAGATCTCTCATCTCTTGAGTTACCGCCGAAGGAGGCGGAAGCGCTCTCACACGAGGCGCGCGTTCTCGAAGCGCTCCCGCACCACATTGCTCTCCTTGATTCGACGGGCAGAATCCTCTGGGTGAATCGCGCGTGGCGCCATTTCGCGATCGCTAACGACCTCCCCAGTGCCACCTACGCCGTCGGTGCAAATTACGTCGAAATCTGCGAACGTGCCACCGGCCCTAACGCGACCGAAGCCCCGACGGTCGCGCAAGGGTTGCGTGATGTCCTGTCCGGTAAAGTCGACACTTTCTCAATGGAGTACCCGTGTCACTCTCCGACAGAAAAGCGCTGGTTCCGCGTTCTCATCACGCCGATTGAGGACGGATTGGCGCGAGGTGCAGTCGTTTCGCACATTAACATTACTGAGGAGATGCTTGCCCGACAAGCCTTGGAGGAGCACGAAGCCCGGCAGCGCCTCGGGCTCGAGGCGGCTCGGGCCGGGATTTGGCGAATTCAACTCGCCGAGGATACCATCGAGTTTGATGAGACGTGTGCAAAACTTTTGGGGTGGCAACACCCAAGTCGGTGCAGCCCATTCTCCGCCTTCTTACGCCTCGTTTTCCCTCAAGACCGAGACCACGTCCGTGCCGTTGCACGCTTAGCTCACAGTGCCGTGGATGTGTACGACGCATACTTCCGTGTGCGTTGGCGCGATGGCAGTATCCACTTTATCCATGCACGCGGCCACGCCTTGGCTTCCACACGCGACGCTGCGCCTACCTACGTTACCGGAATCCTGTTCGACGAGACTGAAAGCCAACGCCGTGCCCGTGAGCACGAAGCTGTGGTCAAGCTTTCCCGCGCTCTGCGCTCGGCAACCAATTTGGACGAAGCAGGTCGGGTGATTCTCGAAGAAATCGTGCACGCCATGGATGCCGAGGCCGGTCTTATCGCCCTCCGCGAAGGCGAAGAGGAAAAAATTGTGACGCTGGGTGCCATCGGCCGATGGGAGCCGCTCCAAGGGACGGATGCGACGTGGGAAGAGGGCATTTTGGGAAGAGTGGCATCCACTCAGACTCCCTATTTCTCGGAATCCGCGTGGGAAGACCCACAATGCCTTCGTCCGGACCTTCTCCGAGGCTTGCGGGGCTTTATGGCCTTGCCGCTCATTAGCCACCAGGAGCTTACGGGCGTCCTTGCAGTGGGCCGCACGACCCCGTTTGACGCTGAGGATGTCCAGCTGGTAACGGCTTTAGCAGATCTGGCCTCCAACGCACTCGCACGCATCCGCCATTACCGCGCCCTCGAAGAACGACTGGAGGAGCTGAGGGGTCTCCACGAGATCGATCTCGCGATCACCCATACCCTTGATCTTGACGAAGTCCTCTCACAGATTCTCGAGCATACGCTGCCGCGTTTGGGGATGGATGCGGGCAGCGTGTATCTGTTGGAAGGCGACAGCGACATCTTGGTGTGTCGGGCCGCGTTGGGCTTCAAGAGCCTTCACGTCTGGCATGCTCGGCCTTCCGTGGGCTTGGGTCTTGTGGGAGAAGTTGCCAAACGGCGCGCCCCAATCTTGCTGTCCGGCCACGAGGAACTCCTCAGAAAGTGCCGGCGTAGCGACATGCTCGCGGAAGAAGGCTTTAGCGCCTATGCGGGGCTTCCTCTGCTTCTTGGTCCCAAACTGATTGGAGTGTTGAACTTTTCTCGCGTCAGCCTCGCCATTTCACGCCCCAGTGGGTGA
- a CDS encoding HD-hydrolase domain: MMLATQTTMAINNSQLHSELQLAHAELIATYDSTIEGWARAMDYRDSETLGHSARVTGITLTLMREFGATPDDLVIIRRGALLHDIGKMAIPDSILRKPGPLTPEEWELMRKHPLIAIELLRPIKFLEPSLPIPAYHHERWDGTGYPFGLKGEEIPLPARVFAVVDVWDALISDRPYRPAWPREKALEYIAEQAGKQFDPEAVRVFLDLARKGHIFTGT; this comes from the coding sequence ATGATGCTAGCCACCCAGACGACGATGGCAATCAATAACTCTCAGCTCCACTCGGAACTGCAGCTCGCGCATGCGGAGTTGATCGCCACCTACGATAGCACGATCGAGGGCTGGGCACGAGCCATGGATTACCGCGACAGCGAAACGCTGGGCCACAGCGCGCGCGTCACCGGGATCACGCTCACGCTCATGCGGGAGTTCGGTGCGACTCCAGATGACCTTGTTATCATTCGGCGCGGCGCGCTTCTCCACGACATCGGGAAGATGGCGATCCCGGATTCGATCCTCCGCAAGCCGGGCCCACTGACGCCTGAGGAGTGGGAGCTCATGCGCAAACATCCGCTGATCGCCATCGAGCTGCTTCGCCCTATCAAGTTTCTGGAACCCAGTTTGCCCATTCCTGCCTACCATCACGAGCGTTGGGACGGCACAGGCTATCCGTTCGGGCTAAAAGGCGAGGAGATTCCGTTGCCGGCACGGGTATTTGCGGTTGTGGACGTGTGGGATGCGCTGATTTCTGACCGCCCCTATCGGCCCGCTTGGCCGCGAGAAAAAGCTCTCGAATATATCGCCGAGCAGGCCGGCAAGCAATTTGATCCCGAGGCTGTCCGCGTCTTTCTCGACCTCGCTCGAAAAGGCCACATTTTCACAGGAACATAA